The Mytilus trossulus isolate FHL-02 chromosome 13, PNRI_Mtr1.1.1.hap1, whole genome shotgun sequence genome has a segment encoding these proteins:
- the LOC134694898 gene encoding uncharacterized protein LOC134694898: MSSNTSNINATLDAELKPTTVLIVTIILIPVCSAIFILNVLALAVLSKSKKLKKNRFHRLTLYLSISDIIASISSLFLITNLLLQLQGVHLPYICFGSTLVTSFTVLFSLVQVLFICFERLLATFSDTRVNKWSNVCELLVFVSFAITVAYCCLIHFGFEDTSSNDGCEMKSLFGKNLWKFQLSLGIVHLILFITMFIVYGILACRLRKRYSPFKPSRYSQTDNLYPILTFFRRYSIGNKNNFEKEEISNGGRAQLVQRLESNPSSISNNRAKNFHTALHTLGLIIIVMIVSSLLPGMVNVLSAITTDVISHDVLTYVNGLFLINPLCDPIIYVLRIKEFRSIITRSK; encoded by the coding sequence ATGTCTTCTAACACATCAAACATAAACGCAACCTTGGACGCAGAACTTAAACCTACCACGGTTTTAATTGTAACAATAATTCTTATACCGGTATGTTCTGCAATATTCATATTGAATGTTCTCGCTCTCGCAGTTCTCTCGAAATCAAAGAAACTTAAGAAAAATAGATTTCATCGTCTGACTTTGTATCTCAGCATCAGTGACATCATAGCGAGCATCTCGTCATTATTCCTCATTACAAACTTGCTACTTCAGTTACAAGGCGTCCATTTACCTTACATATGCTTCGGAAGTACTCTGGTGACATCGTTCACCGTATTGTTTTCTCTAGTACaagtgttgtttatttgttttgaacgTTTGTTAGCCACGTTTTCGGATACACGGGTAAACAAATGGAGCAACGTTTGCGAACTGCTGGTGTTCGTTTCGTTTGCTATTACTGTCGCGTATTGTTGTCTTATTCACTTTGGATTTGAGGATACCAGTAGCAATGATGGCTGCGAAATGAAATCCCTTTTCGGTAAAAAtctttggaaattccaactaaGCCTCGGAATCGTACACTTAATATTATTCATTACTATGTTTATTGTGTATGGGATTCTAGCATGTAGACTACGGAAAAGATACTCTCCTTTTAAGCCGTCACGATATAGTCAAACAGACAATTTATATccaatattaactttttttcgaCGCTATAGTAttggaaacaaaaataacttcgaaaaagaagaaatatcaAATGGCGGAAGAGCACAATTGGTTCAACGTCTCGAAAGTAATCCGTCCAGTATCAGCAACAATCGAGCCAAAAATTTTCACACTGCTTTGCATACTCTTGGTTTGATAATAATAGTCATGATCGTAAGCAGCCTACTTCCGGGCATGGTGAATGTGTTGTCCGCCATTACAACGGACGTAATAAGCCATGACGTACTGACTTACGTAAATGGGCTGTTCTTGATTAACCCTTTGTGCGATCCGATAATCTATGTTCTGCGAATCAAAGAGTTTAGGAGTATTATAACACgttcaaaatga